The following proteins come from a genomic window of Rhodohalobacter sp. 614A:
- a CDS encoding InlB B-repeat-containing protein, translating to MKKITLSWLSFIVLAATFVFVSCKSSNSSKETYSLQTTVSPLESGSVTPASGSFDENEQVQLSASANSGWVFKEWNGDLSGSNNPATVTINKNMSINTLFEQLTYPLTVEVDGEGHVSEQIVNAKTDYTEGTVVELTAEPETNWEFTGWSGDLSGSENPATITMNQAKTVTAQFEEKTYPLTINIQGEGTVNEDIVNGKTTNYSPGSMVELTAEPSEDWWFDKWIGDLESNENPATITMNGPKTINAVFDFGFREDFEDGVAQNWLFSDNQYAIENGMLKYSLKNKSQGTSAYYDRKFKDFKLQAKVSHSAGITESGAVIFIRSDGLLIVDEDSKTFTLGYFFMINPEVGVAVVKSENVGNETESSFLYEEELNLKGGLDQFHDITINANGSTFDLFMNGEHIYSFTDDKYSEGYITIASVCFENGKNCNTNWEHVNVFPADPPRNN from the coding sequence ATGAAAAAAATTACTCTTTCCTGGCTTTCTTTTATTGTTCTCGCAGCCACTTTTGTTTTTGTCTCATGCAAAAGTTCGAACAGCTCAAAAGAAACGTATTCCCTTCAAACCACTGTGTCGCCTTTGGAATCCGGTTCAGTCACACCCGCCAGTGGTTCCTTTGATGAAAATGAACAGGTTCAACTTTCTGCTTCAGCCAATTCTGGCTGGGTGTTTAAAGAATGGAATGGAGATCTATCCGGAAGCAATAATCCGGCAACGGTTACCATCAACAAAAATATGAGTATCAACACGCTGTTTGAGCAACTCACTTATCCACTTACAGTTGAAGTTGACGGTGAGGGACATGTGTCGGAACAGATCGTCAATGCCAAAACCGATTATACCGAAGGCACTGTGGTTGAGCTGACAGCAGAACCGGAAACGAATTGGGAATTTACCGGTTGGAGTGGAGATCTGAGCGGTTCAGAAAATCCTGCAACCATTACAATGAATCAGGCTAAAACGGTTACAGCCCAATTCGAAGAAAAAACCTATCCGCTTACCATCAATATCCAGGGAGAGGGAACTGTAAATGAAGATATTGTAAATGGCAAAACCACAAATTATTCCCCCGGTTCAATGGTAGAACTTACAGCTGAACCATCAGAAGATTGGTGGTTTGATAAGTGGATTGGTGATTTGGAAAGTAATGAAAACCCGGCGACCATTACGATGAACGGGCCAAAGACCATCAATGCCGTTTTTGACTTTGGATTTCGTGAAGATTTTGAAGACGGCGTTGCTCAAAACTGGCTTTTCTCCGACAATCAATATGCCATTGAGAATGGAATGCTGAAATATTCTCTTAAAAATAAGAGCCAGGGAACCAGCGCTTATTACGATAGAAAGTTTAAGGACTTCAAACTTCAGGCGAAAGTCTCACACTCAGCTGGAATCACTGAAAGCGGTGCTGTTATTTTTATTCGTTCCGATGGTTTACTAATTGTGGATGAAGACAGTAAAACATTTACCCTGGGATACTTTTTCATGATTAATCCTGAGGTTGGAGTTGCTGTTGTTAAGTCTGAAAATGTTGGAAACGAAACAGAATCTTCCTTCCTGTATGAAGAAGAATTGAACCTGAAGGGCGGGTTAGATCAGTTCCATGACATCACAATCAATGCAAACGGTTCTACATTTGATCTATTTATGAATGGAGAACATATTTACAGTTTTACGGATGATAAATATTCAGAAGGGTATATAACTATTGCCAGTGTCTGTTTCGAGAACGGTAAAAATTGTAATACAAACTGGGAACATGTAAACGTTTTTCCTGCCGACCCGCCAAGAAACAATTAA
- a CDS encoding CdaR family protein has translation MKFFDVISDRFRSFFSSGSKSRTDDPDTYAENREKIVAFSIALIISLCLWFIVNLSRDFNVSIEIPIQIANVPNDEIVSSDVPESAMVNLSGEGWNIISVYNNPPRVLLTVQDGSVNLADQMRNQISAFSDLNIIQVQPTQLTVETERKATKVIPVINNVRLNMQEQFGLMAQPLITPDSVTISGAESKLQDITQWQTAEVVINNVNSDIQRTVELQEPEFGLSLSPNVVSFEAQITEFTEAEVRVPIRTRNLPSGMAVTYNPSSVMVRFDVPLDQYSVIQGARPFRAYVDYSVIEEDSSGRVSPEIEVVETDYFIRLRSFQPPRVAYFRIVPE, from the coding sequence ATGAAATTTTTTGACGTCATATCCGATCGTTTTCGAAGCTTTTTCTCATCCGGCTCCAAATCCCGAACAGATGATCCGGATACGTATGCTGAGAACCGTGAAAAAATTGTTGCCTTTAGCATCGCCCTCATTATCTCTCTCTGCCTTTGGTTTATCGTGAATTTAAGCAGGGATTTTAATGTATCCATCGAGATACCCATTCAGATTGCCAATGTGCCGAATGATGAAATTGTGAGTAGTGATGTGCCGGAAAGTGCGATGGTTAACTTATCCGGTGAAGGATGGAATATTATCTCTGTTTATAACAATCCTCCAAGAGTTTTGTTGACTGTTCAGGATGGAAGTGTAAATCTTGCCGATCAGATGAGAAATCAAATCAGTGCTTTTTCCGATCTGAATATTATCCAGGTTCAACCCACACAGCTAACCGTAGAAACAGAAAGAAAAGCCACAAAAGTAATCCCGGTAATTAATAACGTTCGGCTGAATATGCAGGAACAATTCGGTCTGATGGCCCAACCGTTAATTACTCCCGACAGTGTTACGATATCGGGGGCAGAATCCAAACTTCAAGATATTACCCAGTGGCAGACGGCTGAGGTGGTTATCAATAATGTGAATAGCGACATTCAGCGAACAGTTGAGTTACAAGAACCTGAATTTGGATTAAGCCTGAGCCCGAATGTGGTCAGTTTTGAAGCACAAATCACCGAGTTTACTGAAGCTGAGGTACGGGTACCGATCCGCACCCGAAACCTGCCATCGGGAATGGCAGTCACTTACAATCCGTCGTCTGTTATGGTTCGGTTTGATGTGCCTCTGGATCAGTATTCGGTCATTCAGGGGGCACGTCCGTTCAGGGCTTATGTAGATTATTCGGTAATTGAAGAGGATTCATCCGGAAGAGTTTCCCCGGAAATAGAAGTGGTGGAAACGGATTATTTCATCCGGCTGCGAAGTTTCCAGCCGCCAAGGGTTGCCTATTTCCGAATTGTGCCGGAATAA
- the recF gene encoding DNA replication/repair protein RecF (All proteins in this family for which functions are known are DNA-binding proteins that assist the filamentation of RecA onto DNA for the initiation of recombination or recombinational repair.) → MKIKSIKLQYFRNHEKTEVEFAPHLNLLTGTNGSGKTNLIDAIHYLCMTRSFVASSDQYVAHHDEKYFMIEGDFEGEIRSSFKVGCSYSRGEGKKIFVNDSPLDRLSDLIGMIPVVVLSPEDQKLTSEGPAERRSFLDSMISQISPKYLRDLIKYRKIRKQRNKLLQEYHGPLSMLKTYLEPWDIQLAETGSAIIHKRAEVLEKFKEYLAIQYTSITGLNLKPSLKYESICRSFDSYEQIHSEFQDQLESNFEKEAEREQTIIGPHRDEVVFFLGDIELRNYGSQGQHRLFSMALKMAQLFYYSDQLDDLPIMLLDDVFGNLDQQKIDIITEALTKHSGQTFITSASERPFEKAMFEGVEQNAWYTVQNGAVSKKY, encoded by the coding sequence ATGAAAATTAAATCTATAAAACTCCAGTATTTCAGAAATCATGAGAAAACGGAAGTGGAATTTGCTCCTCATCTGAATTTACTAACAGGTACAAACGGCTCTGGGAAAACCAACCTGATTGATGCTATTCACTACCTTTGCATGACGCGGAGTTTTGTGGCTTCAAGTGATCAGTATGTAGCCCATCATGATGAAAAATATTTTATGATTGAGGGGGATTTCGAAGGAGAAATTCGATCTTCATTTAAAGTGGGATGCAGTTATTCCCGCGGGGAAGGGAAAAAGATTTTTGTGAATGATAGTCCGCTGGATCGCCTTTCCGATTTAATCGGGATGATTCCGGTAGTGGTTTTAAGTCCCGAAGACCAAAAACTTACAAGTGAAGGGCCCGCTGAACGCCGTTCATTTCTGGACAGCATGATCAGCCAGATTTCACCGAAATATCTGCGTGATCTCATCAAATACCGGAAAATCAGAAAGCAGAGAAATAAACTTCTCCAGGAATATCACGGTCCGTTATCCATGCTGAAGACGTACCTTGAACCGTGGGATATTCAATTGGCGGAAACCGGATCAGCCATCATCCACAAGCGGGCAGAAGTGCTGGAAAAATTCAAAGAATATTTGGCGATACAGTACACCAGCATAACGGGATTGAACCTGAAACCGTCGCTAAAATATGAATCAATCTGCAGGAGCTTTGATTCATACGAGCAAATACATTCAGAATTTCAGGATCAGCTTGAAAGTAATTTCGAAAAAGAAGCCGAACGCGAACAGACCATTATTGGTCCGCACCGGGATGAAGTTGTTTTTTTTCTGGGTGATATTGAGTTGCGTAATTATGGTTCGCAAGGTCAGCACCGGCTATTTTCAATGGCTTTAAAAATGGCACAGCTGTTTTACTATTCTGATCAGCTTGATGATTTGCCAATTATGCTGCTGGATGATGTTTTTGGGAATTTGGATCAGCAAAAAATTGATATTATTACCGAAGCACTGACGAAACATTCCGGACAAACGTTTATAACATCAGCATCAGAGCGACCTTTTGAAAAAGCAATGTTCGAAGGGGTTGAACAAAATGCATGGTACACAGTACAAAATGGAGCGGTAAGCAAAAAATATTGA
- a CDS encoding 4-hydroxy-3-methylbut-2-enyl diphosphate reductase, whose translation MARKKFDIPVMYQSPVIRKVKEANKITDPRKKDLTPTALNFGPVSFLIPRHFGFCYGVENAIDIAYKTVEENPGQNIYLLSEMIHNPTVNEDLQKKGVKFLFDTDGTERISIESLDSDDIVIVPAFGTTIEIQERLKKQGINPYQYNTTCPFVEKVWKRGNQLGKKGYSLVVHGKHRHEETRATFSHSASHSPVVVVLNPEEAQILADIMTERRPLEDFEKYFGHKSTEGFNPLKDLAFFGVINQTTMLATETQEVMEILKKAATERFGESNVLDHFADTSDTLCYATNENQSATYALANAEPDLAIVVGGYNSSNTMHLVEILEQHCPTYHIRDAGEFESPKKIQHFNQWKKEILETENWLPTDKPGLKIALTSGASCPDVLVDEVLLEILEFFPNARNVEEVIAPFGETAEASN comes from the coding sequence ATGGCACGCAAGAAGTTCGATATCCCCGTAATGTACCAGTCTCCGGTCATACGAAAAGTGAAGGAGGCAAATAAAATTACCGATCCGCGCAAGAAGGATCTTACTCCAACTGCACTCAATTTTGGACCAGTTTCCTTTTTGATTCCCAGGCATTTCGGGTTTTGCTACGGCGTGGAAAATGCTATTGATATCGCTTATAAAACCGTAGAGGAAAATCCTGGCCAGAATATCTACCTGTTGAGTGAAATGATCCACAATCCCACGGTGAATGAAGACCTTCAAAAAAAAGGTGTAAAATTCCTGTTTGATACGGATGGCACTGAACGAATTTCAATCGAGTCCCTGGATTCTGACGACATTGTGATTGTCCCCGCTTTTGGAACAACAATTGAAATCCAGGAAAGACTTAAGAAACAGGGAATTAATCCGTATCAGTACAACACAACTTGTCCGTTTGTGGAGAAGGTTTGGAAACGGGGAAATCAACTTGGCAAAAAAGGCTACAGCCTGGTCGTCCATGGAAAACACCGCCATGAAGAGACCCGCGCCACATTTTCGCACAGCGCCAGTCATTCCCCGGTTGTGGTTGTTTTGAATCCTGAAGAAGCCCAAATACTTGCGGATATCATGACTGAAAGACGACCGCTGGAAGATTTTGAAAAATACTTCGGCCACAAAAGTACTGAAGGGTTCAATCCGTTGAAAGACCTTGCCTTTTTTGGCGTCATCAATCAAACCACCATGCTTGCTACAGAAACGCAGGAAGTGATGGAAATCCTGAAAAAAGCGGCTACAGAACGGTTTGGAGAGAGTAATGTACTCGATCATTTTGCCGACACATCCGATACACTCTGCTACGCAACCAATGAAAATCAATCTGCCACGTATGCCCTGGCAAATGCGGAACCTGATTTAGCCATTGTAGTTGGCGGCTACAATTCATCCAACACCATGCATTTGGTCGAAATTCTGGAACAGCACTGCCCTACGTACCACATCAGGGATGCGGGCGAGTTTGAGTCACCAAAAAAAATCCAACATTTCAACCAGTGGAAAAAAGAGATCCTGGAAACTGAAAACTGGCTCCCAACAGACAAACCCGGCTTAAAAATTGCCCTCACTTCCGGCGCATCCTGCCCGGATGTTTTAGTGGATGAAGTGCTTCTCGAAATATTGGAATTCTTTCCCAACGCCAGAAATGTTGAGGAAGTGATCGCTCCATTTGGTGAGACGGCCGAAGCAAGTAACTGA
- the dnaA gene encoding chromosomal replication initiator protein DnaA, producing MNNLTAEDAWNECLEIIQDNISYQKYKSWFEPIKPVKLEGDTLTIQVPSQFWYEWLEEHYYNMLRSTIAKVLGKEGKLEYSVLVERSERLEDNRSIRLPQRPMPPQKPQEMNTFSEYSPGKIENPFVIPGIRKMNIDSNLNSNYVFERYIEGDCNRLARSAAMAIADNPGKNSFNPLFVYGGTGLGKTHLIQSIGNKIKQQFGDEQAVLYVSSESFTNEFVQAIRNNRASEFSMFYRNIDVLIVDDIQFFSGKEKTQEEFFHIFNALHQDGKQIILSSDRAPKDIPDIEERLISRFSWGLSADLQIPEYETRYAILERKASDNGISLDPNIIEFIAYNFKSNVRDLEGAIIKLLATASLKHVDEIDLPMAKSVLKDMVKSSNSQISIEFIQNYVCEYFGIDTNKVREKTRKQEIVEARQIAMYLAKKFTKSSLKTIGLQFGGRDHSTVIHAISTVEERLSTSPKHKRILKELEQKIEVATL from the coding sequence TTGAATAACTTGACTGCTGAAGATGCTTGGAATGAATGCTTAGAAATTATTCAGGACAACATCAGCTATCAAAAATATAAATCATGGTTTGAGCCCATCAAACCTGTAAAACTTGAAGGGGACACACTAACAATACAGGTACCAAGTCAGTTTTGGTACGAGTGGCTGGAGGAGCACTATTATAATATGCTTCGCTCCACAATTGCCAAAGTGTTAGGAAAGGAAGGCAAGCTCGAATATTCTGTATTGGTAGAGAGGTCCGAACGTCTCGAAGACAACCGATCTATTCGACTTCCACAACGCCCCATGCCTCCTCAAAAACCCCAGGAGATGAACACATTCTCGGAGTACAGCCCGGGCAAGATTGAGAACCCCTTTGTGATTCCCGGAATCCGGAAAATGAACATCGATTCCAACCTGAACAGCAACTATGTTTTTGAGCGCTATATAGAAGGTGATTGCAACCGTTTGGCGCGGTCTGCCGCCATGGCCATTGCCGATAACCCCGGTAAGAATTCTTTCAATCCGCTTTTTGTATATGGCGGAACCGGCCTTGGCAAAACACACCTGATTCAAAGTATCGGCAACAAAATTAAACAGCAGTTTGGTGATGAACAGGCCGTACTTTATGTTTCTTCCGAAAGTTTTACAAATGAGTTCGTTCAGGCCATTCGAAATAACCGCGCCAGCGAATTTTCCATGTTTTACCGGAACATTGATGTGTTGATAGTAGATGACATCCAGTTTTTTAGCGGGAAGGAAAAAACACAGGAAGAATTCTTTCATATTTTCAATGCACTTCACCAAGACGGCAAACAAATTATCCTGAGCAGTGACCGTGCGCCAAAAGACATTCCAGATATTGAAGAACGCCTGATTTCCCGTTTTAGCTGGGGTTTGAGTGCCGATCTCCAAATTCCGGAATACGAAACCCGTTACGCCATTCTGGAACGTAAGGCTTCTGACAACGGCATTTCTCTCGATCCTAATATCATTGAGTTCATTGCGTACAACTTCAAATCAAATGTGCGTGATTTAGAAGGAGCGATCATCAAACTTCTGGCAACGGCTTCTCTCAAACATGTGGATGAAATTGACCTGCCAATGGCAAAGTCAGTTTTAAAAGACATGGTGAAAAGTTCAAACTCACAAATATCTATCGAGTTCATTCAGAATTACGTCTGCGAATATTTCGGAATTGACACAAACAAAGTGCGTGAAAAAACCCGTAAGCAGGAAATTGTAGAAGCACGGCAGATCGCCATGTACCTGGCTAAGAAATTCACGAAATCCAGCCTGAAAACAATTGGCCTTCAATTTGGCGGGCGTGACCATTCTACTGTTATTCATGCCATTTCAACGGTCGAGGAACGGCTTTCCACGAGCCCAAAACACAAGCGAATTCTGAAAGAGCTTGAGCAAAAGATTGAGGTTGCTACATTGTAA
- the eno gene encoding phosphopyruvate hydratase — protein sequence MSLIEDIHARQILDSRGNPTVEVDVSLSNGIVGRAAVPSGASTGEYEAVELRDKDADYFLGKSVKKAVENVNETIADELVGYPAYLQTEIDQIMLQLDGTPNKSKLGANAILGVSMAVAKAAAQTTGLPLWRYLGGVNAKVLPLPMMNIINGGSHADNNVDPQEFMIMPAGAGNYSKAIQMGAEIFHNLKKVLSSKGYNTSVGDEGGFAPDLKSNEEAVEVILTAIEKAGYTPGDDVLIALDPASSEFYNKETGLYEFKWSDGSKRDSDEMVAYWSEWVEKYPIISIEDGMDEDDWDGWKTLTEAIGKKVQLVGDDLFVTNTNRLADGISKGVGNSILIKVNQIGTLTETLDAIEMAHKNDYTAVISHRSGETEDTTIADIAVATNAGQIKTGSMSRTDRIAKYNQLLRIEEELGESAIFLGRDVFGF from the coding sequence ATGAGTTTAATAGAAGATATTCATGCGCGGCAAATTTTGGATTCCCGGGGAAATCCAACTGTAGAGGTCGACGTATCCTTAAGCAACGGAATTGTAGGACGAGCTGCGGTGCCTTCGGGTGCCTCAACAGGAGAGTATGAAGCCGTTGAATTGCGGGATAAAGATGCTGACTACTTCCTCGGTAAAAGTGTAAAAAAAGCAGTAGAAAATGTAAACGAAACCATCGCCGATGAGCTGGTTGGTTACCCTGCATATTTGCAGACGGAAATTGACCAAATTATGCTTCAACTCGATGGAACCCCAAACAAATCGAAATTGGGAGCCAATGCCATTTTGGGCGTTTCAATGGCGGTTGCCAAAGCCGCGGCTCAAACTACAGGCCTCCCGCTGTGGAGATACCTCGGCGGTGTAAACGCAAAGGTTCTTCCACTCCCGATGATGAACATCATTAACGGCGGTTCTCATGCGGACAATAATGTGGATCCACAGGAATTCATGATTATGCCGGCCGGTGCAGGAAATTACAGCAAGGCCATCCAAATGGGTGCTGAGATTTTCCATAACCTCAAAAAAGTTCTCTCCTCCAAAGGATATAATACATCAGTGGGCGATGAAGGTGGTTTTGCTCCGGATCTGAAATCCAACGAAGAAGCTGTTGAAGTGATTTTGACAGCCATCGAAAAAGCCGGTTATACTCCGGGCGATGATGTATTGATCGCACTCGATCCGGCTTCCTCAGAATTTTATAACAAAGAAACCGGGCTTTATGAATTTAAATGGAGTGACGGTTCCAAACGCGATTCTGACGAAATGGTTGCCTACTGGTCTGAGTGGGTGGAAAAATATCCTATCATCTCCATTGAAGATGGAATGGACGAAGATGACTGGGACGGCTGGAAAACCCTGACCGAGGCTATCGGCAAAAAAGTTCAGTTGGTTGGAGACGATCTGTTCGTAACCAATACCAATCGCCTGGCCGACGGTATCAGCAAGGGTGTTGGAAACTCCATCCTGATTAAAGTAAACCAGATCGGTACATTGACCGAAACCCTGGACGCTATTGAAATGGCTCACAAGAATGATTATACAGCTGTGATTTCACACCGCTCCGGCGAAACGGAAGATACTACCATTGCCGACATTGCCGTAGCGACCAATGCAGGCCAGATTAAAACAGGTTCTATGAGCCGAACGGACCGTATTGCCAAATACAATCAGCTTCTGAGAATTGAAGAAGAACTTGGCGAAAGTGCCATCTTCCTCGGCAGAGACGTATTTGGATTTTAA
- a CDS encoding DUF721 domain-containing protein encodes MAFGRKPKALNNLLQEFMDKIPQKTEMKRGMVLHYWPDVVGGKIAEVTKQIRFDGSKLIVTVENEAWRYEIHKNRFTIAKKLNDRVESKVVKDIIVRT; translated from the coding sequence ATGGCATTCGGTCGAAAACCAAAGGCGTTGAACAATCTTCTGCAGGAGTTCATGGACAAAATTCCTCAAAAAACAGAAATGAAGCGAGGAATGGTTTTACACTACTGGCCCGATGTTGTAGGCGGAAAAATTGCTGAAGTTACCAAACAAATTCGATTTGACGGCTCAAAATTGATTGTTACTGTTGAAAATGAAGCATGGAGGTATGAAATTCACAAAAACCGCTTCACGATTGCCAAAAAACTGAATGATCGTGTGGAATCAAAAGTAGTGAAGGATATTATTGTCCGAACATGA
- the prmC gene encoding peptide chain release factor N(5)-glutamine methyltransferase, whose protein sequence is MSGSERVWTVLSMLEWATDYFKQKDVPDPRLSIEWIVAEALQCKRLDLYLQFERPLSSDELDAIRPLVKRRASLEPLQYILGSTEFINATITVDSNVLIPRIETEQLVDLLLDHFRKRKHEPLNLLDIGTGSGCIPIAIKKENPDWYCAGFDISEKAIERAKKNAGINETDVDFFKADILQINQLPEGLQKEWDIIISNPPYITEPEKAEMHKQVTKHEPHLALFHDDPLKLYSKIIEFAAAQNASLYLECNDKTAPDVLQIASRLFSNSKLFKDLDQNERFVVASPNQEDYLI, encoded by the coding sequence ATGAGTGGATCTGAACGGGTATGGACAGTTCTGTCTATGCTCGAATGGGCTACAGACTATTTTAAGCAAAAAGATGTACCTGATCCGCGATTGAGCATCGAATGGATTGTAGCGGAAGCCTTGCAGTGCAAACGGCTTGATCTTTACCTGCAATTCGAACGCCCCCTATCCAGCGATGAATTAGATGCTATCCGTCCTCTTGTAAAACGAAGAGCTTCTCTCGAACCTCTTCAGTATATCCTCGGCTCAACGGAATTTATTAACGCCACCATTACGGTCGATTCGAACGTTTTAATTCCACGCATTGAAACCGAACAGCTCGTTGATCTTTTGCTGGATCATTTTAGAAAAAGGAAACACGAGCCTCTTAATTTGCTGGATATTGGAACAGGTAGCGGATGCATCCCAATTGCCATCAAAAAAGAAAATCCGGATTGGTATTGCGCCGGGTTCGACATCTCTGAAAAAGCCATTGAACGGGCAAAGAAAAATGCCGGAATCAATGAAACGGATGTAGACTTTTTCAAAGCTGATATTCTTCAAATAAATCAGCTTCCTGAGGGCCTTCAAAAGGAGTGGGATATTATTATTTCAAATCCTCCGTATATAACTGAACCTGAAAAAGCAGAAATGCATAAACAGGTCACCAAACACGAACCCCATCTGGCTCTTTTTCATGACGATCCTTTAAAACTCTATTCAAAGATCATTGAATTTGCAGCCGCACAAAATGCCTCGCTTTACCTGGAGTGCAATGACAAGACCGCACCCGACGTATTGCAAATTGCCAGTCGTCTTTTTAGTAATTCAAAGCTGTTTAAAGATCTCGATCAGAATGAACGGTTTGTGGTTGCTTCACCCAACCAGGAAGACTACTTAATTTAA
- a CDS encoding SGNH/GDSL hydrolase family protein has product MKTRAGKILLVLAGIILAFILAEILVRVFLPQNKMVTWIEMHPRGFMMNQSDIEALHEFDDRTLRYQFNEWGLRGNKKIQQDDINILLLGDSFTFGLLLNQQATYASLLQDRLHANFPSADFQILNGGIGGTGLADWPGWLNQKGESISPDIIILYLNYMDVDRALSKNLYVVEDSKLQNSIRWKPRKIFMSLGRMGWYRWLQEHSELTNILVKLAWRDLYFSDQTDNFSQQNSQVLIPPADAFDPKSGYSLQLAKLLTEQLQIWCEQNGCRFILTTTGFFDENSTGAHTFSYYKSLVNETPENIYFFDNTPCVHEQTQGDFDNIRIPGDSHPNERGAQIIADCSWNWLQPFMEKEVISHEN; this is encoded by the coding sequence ATGAAAACCCGTGCGGGAAAAATTCTGCTTGTACTTGCCGGTATTATTCTGGCATTTATTCTGGCAGAAATTCTGGTACGGGTTTTTTTGCCTCAGAATAAAATGGTCACGTGGATCGAAATGCATCCCCGTGGCTTTATGATGAATCAGTCCGATATTGAAGCATTGCATGAATTTGACGACAGAACACTTCGCTATCAATTCAATGAATGGGGTCTCCGCGGAAATAAAAAGATTCAACAAGACGATATAAATATTCTGCTTCTGGGAGATTCATTTACCTTCGGGTTACTTCTCAACCAGCAAGCAACCTATGCTTCCCTTCTTCAGGATCGTCTTCACGCCAATTTCCCCTCTGCTGATTTTCAGATATTAAACGGGGGAATCGGTGGAACAGGGCTTGCAGACTGGCCGGGATGGTTGAATCAGAAAGGGGAAAGTATTTCGCCTGATATCATCATTCTGTATTTGAATTACATGGATGTAGACAGAGCTCTGTCAAAAAATCTGTATGTTGTTGAAGATTCGAAATTGCAAAACAGTATTCGATGGAAACCACGCAAAATTTTTATGTCACTTGGGAGAATGGGATGGTATCGCTGGCTGCAGGAGCATTCAGAGCTGACGAATATCCTCGTCAAACTCGCATGGAGGGATCTGTACTTTTCCGATCAAACCGATAATTTTTCACAGCAGAATTCTCAGGTTCTCATTCCGCCGGCAGATGCTTTCGATCCCAAATCAGGTTATTCATTACAGTTAGCCAAACTTTTAACCGAACAGCTTCAGATTTGGTGTGAGCAAAATGGCTGCAGATTTATCCTTACAACCACAGGTTTTTTTGATGAGAATAGCACAGGTGCTCACACATTTTCCTATTACAAATCATTGGTGAACGAGACTCCCGAGAATATCTATTTTTTTGATAACACTCCTTGTGTTCATGAACAGACTCAAGGTGACTTTGACAACATCCGGATTCCCGGTGATTCTCACCCAAATGAAAGAGGAGCACAAATTATTGCAGATTGCAGTTGGAACTGGTTGCAACCGTTCATGGAAAAAGAGGTGATCAGCCATGAAAATTAA
- the folB gene encoding dihydroneopterin aldolase, which translates to MDTITLKSLEFHGKHGYYDEERQEGNRFELDVIANGNFKPSVNDDNLDLTFNYEIVKKVAQNIINGPSEKLIETLCKRIGDQIFEQSPVVNQLTVSLRKLNPPIGVPAKYAEISMTWNR; encoded by the coding sequence GTGGATACGATTACGCTCAAGTCCCTGGAATTTCATGGGAAACATGGCTATTACGATGAAGAACGACAAGAAGGAAATCGTTTTGAGCTGGATGTAATTGCGAACGGTAATTTTAAGCCCTCCGTTAACGATGACAACCTAGATCTGACTTTCAATTATGAAATCGTAAAAAAAGTCGCCCAAAATATTATTAATGGTCCATCAGAAAAGTTGATCGAAACTCTCTGTAAGCGGATTGGTGATCAAATTTTTGAACAATCGCCCGTAGTGAATCAACTGACGGTTTCCCTCCGAAAACTAAATCCTCCCATTGGCGTTCCTGCGAAATATGCCGAAATCTCGATGACATGGAACCGGTAA